One Mycolicibacterium parafortuitum DNA segment encodes these proteins:
- a CDS encoding iron-siderophore ABC transporter substrate-binding protein: MLFTGARARRWVPRTTGLAAVGTAVVVFSLSGCGSGAESAPGQDPAAAVQTSTTRIASAGVLGNDRRPDESCAAEPARLDVGPPDREVRNATGHGVTPPIPETTLVRADPQRIVALSGDQLDALCALGLQSRIVGAALADGADAPPSYLGAVIHDVPGVGSRTSPDMNAIRDAQPDLILASASLSGQHHEALAEIAPTVFTGAPGAGWKDNLRAVGAATGRTEAANAVLEDFDRAAAKTGADNDATHYQASVVQFTDTTMKVFGVDNFAGSVLADVGVDRPASQRFRDKPYVEIGITDEDLGDSPDFSMADGDLVYVMFATPAARDRAPEVLDSDAWKRLSATRDDRVFAVNNEVWAGSDGAGGVVAARGILADLRWVNSPIN; the protein is encoded by the coding sequence GTGCTGTTCACCGGAGCGCGGGCGCGCCGTTGGGTGCCCCGGACGACGGGGCTGGCCGCTGTCGGCACCGCCGTGGTCGTGTTCTCGCTCAGCGGGTGCGGATCGGGTGCCGAATCGGCGCCCGGGCAGGACCCGGCCGCCGCGGTCCAGACCAGTACGACCCGAATCGCGAGCGCCGGGGTGCTGGGCAACGACCGCAGGCCCGACGAGTCGTGTGCCGCGGAGCCGGCCCGGCTGGACGTCGGCCCGCCGGACCGCGAGGTCCGCAACGCGACCGGCCACGGTGTCACTCCCCCGATCCCCGAGACGACGCTGGTGCGCGCCGATCCGCAGCGCATCGTCGCCCTCTCGGGCGACCAGCTCGACGCGTTGTGTGCGCTGGGTCTGCAGTCCCGCATCGTCGGCGCGGCCCTGGCGGACGGAGCCGACGCCCCGCCGTCCTATCTCGGCGCCGTCATCCACGACGTTCCCGGCGTGGGCAGCCGGACCTCCCCCGATATGAACGCGATCCGCGACGCGCAACCGGATCTGATCCTCGCCTCGGCATCGCTGTCCGGGCAGCACCACGAGGCGCTGGCGGAGATCGCGCCGACGGTGTTCACCGGGGCGCCGGGAGCGGGATGGAAGGACAACCTGCGCGCCGTCGGCGCCGCCACCGGCCGCACCGAGGCGGCCAACGCGGTCCTCGAGGACTTCGACCGGGCCGCGGCCAAGACCGGCGCGGACAACGACGCGACGCACTACCAGGCGTCGGTCGTGCAGTTCACCGATACGACGATGAAGGTGTTCGGAGTCGACAACTTCGCGGGCAGCGTCCTCGCCGACGTCGGCGTGGACCGTCCCGCATCCCAGCGGTTCAGGGACAAGCCGTACGTCGAGATCGGCATCACCGACGAGGACCTCGGCGATTCGCCGGACTTCTCGATGGCCGACGGCGACCTCGTGTACGTGATGTTCGCCACCCCGGCGGCCCGCGACCGGGCGCCCGAGGTGCTCGACAGCGACGCTTGGAAGAGGCTGTCGGCCACCCGCGACGATCGGGTGTTCGCGGTCAACAACGAGGTGTGGGCGGGCAGCGACGGCGCCGGCGGCGTCGTGGCCGCGCGCGGCATCCTCGCCGATCTGCGGTGGGTCAACTCCCCCATCAACTGA
- a CDS encoding NAD(P)-dependent alcohol dehydrogenase, which produces MKTVSAYAATSATEPLTKTTITRRDVRPHDVAFDIHFAGICHSDIHTVRGEWGEPAYPVVPGHEIAGIVTEVGSEVTKFKVGDRVGVGCFVDSCRECESCRAGEEQYCTGGGMVGTYNAVGRDGEPTQGGYSGAIVVDESYVLRIPDSVGLDEAAPLLCAGITTYSPLRHWNAGPGKTVAVIGLGGLGHLAVKLAAAMGAEVTVLSQSLKKMEDGIRLGASDYRATSDRATFKELRGRFDLIINTVSANLNLADYLNLLKRDGTLVELGMPEHPMQVPAGSLIFGRRSIAGSLIGGIAETQEMLDFCAEHDVRPEIEVITPDYINEAYERTVASDVRYRFVIDTASLR; this is translated from the coding sequence ATGAAAACTGTTTCCGCTTACGCAGCCACCTCCGCGACCGAGCCGCTGACCAAGACGACGATCACCCGCCGCGACGTGCGTCCGCACGATGTCGCATTCGACATCCACTTCGCCGGCATCTGCCACTCCGACATCCACACGGTGCGCGGCGAATGGGGTGAGCCGGCCTACCCCGTGGTGCCGGGCCACGAGATCGCCGGCATCGTCACCGAAGTCGGATCCGAGGTGACGAAGTTCAAAGTCGGCGACCGCGTCGGGGTGGGCTGCTTCGTCGATTCGTGTCGCGAGTGCGAGTCCTGCCGGGCCGGTGAGGAGCAGTACTGCACCGGAGGCGGCATGGTGGGCACCTACAACGCGGTCGGCCGCGACGGCGAACCCACCCAGGGCGGCTACAGCGGTGCGATCGTCGTCGACGAGAGCTACGTGCTGCGCATCCCCGACTCGGTCGGACTGGACGAGGCGGCGCCGCTGCTGTGCGCCGGCATCACCACGTATTCGCCTCTGCGCCATTGGAACGCCGGTCCGGGCAAGACGGTCGCGGTGATCGGTCTGGGCGGCCTGGGCCACCTCGCGGTCAAGCTGGCCGCGGCGATGGGCGCCGAGGTGACCGTGCTGAGCCAGTCGCTGAAGAAGATGGAAGACGGAATTCGTTTGGGCGCCAGCGATTATCGCGCCACCAGTGACCGCGCCACGTTCAAGGAACTGCGCGGCCGCTTCGATCTGATCATCAACACGGTGTCGGCGAACCTGAACCTGGCCGACTACCTGAACCTGCTCAAGCGCGACGGCACCCTGGTCGAACTCGGCATGCCCGAGCACCCGATGCAGGTGCCCGCCGGCTCGCTGATCTTCGGGCGGCGCAGCATCGCGGGATCGCTGATCGGCGGTATCGCCGAGACCCAGGAGATGCTCGATTTCTGTGCCGAGCACGATGTGCGCCCCGAAATCGAGGTCATCACACCGGATTACATCAACGAGGCCTACGAGCGCACCGTCGCCAGCGACGTGCGCTACCGGTTCGTCATCGATACCGCGTCGCTGCGGTAG
- a CDS encoding DUF3349 domain-containing protein encodes MNVTSKLQSILDWLRAGYPGGVPGPDRVPLLALLRATPLTEDQIREVVRHLTEPGTPAAAGQPIAVDEIEEFIQDVTHHDAGPENVARVAAILAAAGWPLAGVDDPGAAGAG; translated from the coding sequence GTGAACGTGACGTCGAAGCTGCAATCGATCCTGGACTGGCTGCGTGCGGGCTACCCGGGCGGGGTGCCCGGCCCGGATCGTGTTCCGCTGCTGGCGCTGTTGCGCGCGACGCCGCTCACCGAAGACCAGATCAGGGAAGTGGTGCGACACCTGACCGAGCCCGGGACGCCCGCGGCGGCCGGACAGCCGATCGCCGTCGACGAGATCGAGGAATTCATCCAAGACGTCACCCACCATGACGCCGGACCCGAGAACGTGGCGCGGGTCGCGGCGATACTGGCCGCGGCGGGCTGGCCGCTCGCCGGGGTGGACGACCCGGGAGCGGCCGGCGCCGGTTAG
- a CDS encoding APC family permease — MATESAAVHPAPEAPPGLKKGAIGMVAVIFMAVANAAPITAMTGNTPIAVGYGNGLGAPAGFLFATIILTLFALGYVAMARHITTTGAFYGFISHGLGQIWGMASGLLATFAYVVFEGSLIGGCAYFANDAVNSILGVDIPWLVFAVVAIVIIAALCYFHISFTAAILGVTLVAEVLILFGLAFTVIANGGGPDGFMLDQTVLLNNAFESLPAGAFGTAAAAGSMAIGLFFAFWSWVGFETTAVYGEESRNPKQIIPRATLIAVIGLGLFYTFISAMVLAGNGAKASVEASISASPLDLFFGLVEKNLGGVLLDVYKILLVIGSFACALAFHNAASRYLFALGREIPSPKARNTIGAAHPKHGSPYIASTLQSAITLVIVLLFAGFTAVQVPDADGVGVDTPALVPYVNIYGLLALIGTAAILLVQAICSAAVISYFWARKVHRGNVITTLICPLIGGLAMLYVVWLLWDNRAFAAGLAANSQVFKVGPYLILAVFLVGLVYALWLRTARPQTYAEIGRTVIEDSHERR; from the coding sequence ATGGCAACTGAATCCGCAGCAGTTCACCCCGCTCCCGAAGCCCCGCCCGGCCTGAAGAAGGGTGCGATCGGGATGGTCGCGGTCATCTTCATGGCGGTCGCCAACGCCGCGCCGATCACCGCGATGACGGGAAACACCCCGATCGCGGTCGGCTACGGCAACGGCCTCGGCGCACCCGCGGGTTTCCTGTTCGCCACCATCATCCTGACGCTGTTCGCGCTGGGTTACGTCGCGATGGCACGGCACATCACGACCACGGGCGCGTTCTACGGCTTCATCTCCCACGGCCTCGGGCAGATCTGGGGCATGGCCAGTGGCTTGCTGGCCACGTTCGCCTACGTGGTGTTCGAAGGTTCGTTGATCGGCGGATGCGCCTACTTCGCCAACGACGCGGTCAATTCGATTCTGGGGGTGGACATTCCGTGGCTGGTCTTCGCGGTGGTGGCCATCGTGATCATCGCCGCGCTGTGCTACTTCCACATCAGTTTCACCGCGGCGATCCTCGGGGTGACACTGGTCGCCGAAGTGCTGATCCTGTTCGGGTTGGCGTTCACCGTGATCGCCAACGGCGGTGGGCCCGACGGCTTCATGCTCGATCAGACCGTGCTGCTCAACAACGCGTTCGAGAGCCTGCCCGCGGGGGCATTCGGCACCGCGGCCGCGGCGGGATCGATGGCGATCGGGCTGTTCTTCGCGTTCTGGTCGTGGGTCGGCTTCGAGACGACGGCCGTCTACGGCGAAGAGTCACGCAACCCGAAGCAAATCATCCCGCGCGCGACGCTGATCGCGGTGATCGGACTGGGCCTGTTCTACACGTTCATCTCGGCGATGGTGCTGGCGGGCAACGGCGCGAAGGCCTCGGTCGAGGCGTCGATCAGTGCATCACCGCTCGACCTGTTCTTCGGGCTGGTGGAGAAGAACCTCGGCGGGGTCCTTCTCGACGTCTACAAGATCCTGCTCGTCATCGGCTCCTTCGCATGCGCGCTGGCCTTCCACAACGCCGCGTCGCGCTACCTGTTCGCGCTCGGCCGGGAGATCCCGTCACCCAAGGCCCGCAACACCATCGGCGCCGCGCATCCCAAGCACGGGTCGCCCTATATCGCCTCGACGCTGCAGAGCGCCATCACGCTGGTGATCGTGTTGCTGTTCGCCGGGTTCACCGCGGTGCAGGTGCCCGACGCCGACGGTGTCGGTGTCGACACCCCCGCGTTGGTGCCCTACGTGAACATCTACGGCTTGCTCGCGCTGATCGGCACCGCGGCGATCCTGCTCGTGCAGGCCATCTGTTCGGCAGCGGTCATCTCGTACTTCTGGGCGCGGAAAGTGCACCGCGGCAACGTGATCACCACGCTGATCTGTCCGCTGATCGGCGGGCTGGCGATGCTCTACGTGGTGTGGCTGCTGTGGGACAACCGGGCGTTCGCGGCGGGCCTGGCGGCCAACTCACAGGTGTTCAAGGTGGGCCCCTATCTGATCCTGGCGGTGTTCCTCGTCGGCCTGGTCTATGCCCTGTGGCTGCGCACCGCACGGCCCCAGACCTACGCGGAGATCGGCCGCACCGTGATCGAGGACAGCCACGAACGCCGCTGA
- a CDS encoding response regulator — MCALRVVVADDDVLLREGLASLLERSGFEIAGQAGDGDALLQLVRDEQPDLALVDIRMPPTHTSEGLDAAKVIREESPKVGIVVLSAHVDVDHAMELLAGGHAIGYLLKTRVTDVADFVDTLQRIANGASVVDPALVAELVSARKRDDPLGTLSTREREVLTLMAEGLSNAGIGRRLWVTEGTVEKHVRSILTKLNLPETGDDHRRVRAVIMYLETR; from the coding sequence ATGTGCGCGCTGAGGGTGGTCGTCGCCGACGACGACGTGCTGCTGCGCGAAGGGCTGGCCAGCCTGCTGGAGCGCTCCGGTTTCGAGATTGCCGGCCAGGCCGGTGACGGGGACGCGCTGCTGCAGTTGGTCCGCGACGAACAGCCCGATCTCGCGCTGGTCGACATCCGCATGCCGCCGACACACACCAGCGAGGGGCTCGACGCGGCCAAGGTGATCCGGGAGGAGTCACCGAAAGTCGGCATCGTGGTGCTGTCGGCCCACGTCGACGTCGACCACGCGATGGAGCTGCTGGCCGGCGGTCACGCGATCGGCTATCTGCTCAAGACCCGTGTCACCGACGTGGCCGATTTCGTCGACACGCTGCAGCGCATCGCCAACGGCGCCTCGGTCGTCGATCCCGCCCTGGTCGCCGAACTCGTCTCGGCGCGCAAGCGCGACGACCCGCTGGGGACGCTGAGCACCCGCGAGCGCGAGGTGCTGACGTTGATGGCCGAGGGACTGTCCAATGCCGGGATCGGGCGGCGCCTGTGGGTCACCGAGGGCACCGTGGAAAAGCATGTGCGCAGCATCCTGACGAAACTCAACCTGCCGGAGACCGGCGACGATCACCGCCGGGTGCGCGCGGTCATCATGTATTTGGAGACGCGTTAG
- a CDS encoding response regulator, with protein sequence MTGPRCLIVDDSAAFRDAARSMLERGGIEVVGIACDGTEAMRRAEELHPDVALVDVDLGAESGFDVAERLGGIPVILTSTHDEQDFADLIAASPALGFLSKFALSPGAVRDLLAARTNASPNT encoded by the coding sequence ATGACTGGTCCGCGCTGCCTGATCGTCGACGACAGTGCCGCTTTCCGCGACGCCGCCCGCTCCATGCTGGAGCGCGGGGGAATCGAGGTGGTCGGCATCGCCTGCGACGGCACCGAGGCGATGCGCCGGGCCGAGGAACTGCATCCCGACGTCGCACTCGTCGACGTCGACCTCGGCGCCGAGAGCGGATTCGACGTCGCCGAGCGGCTCGGCGGTATCCCGGTGATCCTGACCTCGACCCATGACGAGCAGGACTTCGCCGACCTGATCGCCGCCAGTCCCGCCCTCGGCTTCCTGTCGAAGTTCGCGCTGTCTCCCGGCGCGGTCCGGGATCTGCTCGCCGCGCGGACTAACGCGTCTCCAAATACATGA
- a CDS encoding PAS domain-containing protein produces MTWQSVPTRFLEQVVRSPARPLGQGIVVAVGFLTAEVLAVYALKQIAPENAFGALLLLGVLVVSAGWGFGLSIATSLASAAVYAYLHLEGRDSLAPALAIFLTLAFLTNALVGQARLRAAEAEQRRREADLSADLARVMLRAPALASALDDGGDRLAGVLGVPYATLSVGEAAPGPEQMAIALKYGTEHTGTLLVPKDVPVATVLRIHRIVPALQALLAAACDREAMTAELEVSRRELERFFAVATDLLFIGSTADGASRLTRVNPAFERALGYSAAELIARPLLEFIHPDDRVLTRAALAAVPDGDGAAQFENRCLRRDGGVRWLEWNIVVDGDVLLGGARDVTERRQEQDRLRVARTQQAALRRVATLVARGGALSDVYTVAVAELAHSLGVDHVTLIGFEAEKTGVVLAALNVGDQPGWAIGERFTLDDDSVCEQVQRTGAPARVEDYSTTAGEITLRLRTLGVCEGAGAPLIVDGRVRGALVVGSHVRQGIPESAEAHIGDFADLVSTAIANAETRAELTASRARIVAAADEARRGFERDLHDGAQQRIVSLSLQLRAAEAAADADEDLRAQLSAAVDGLAGLHSDLQELSRGLHPAVLSRGGLKPAMRNLARRSTVPVELDVAVEQRLPEPVEVAAYYVVAEALTNVAKHSDAGSVTVRVGVDDAGDHGRVLHLSVTDDGNGGASADGGSGLVGLRDRVEALSGSLTVTSHPGDGTSIRATIPVPDAAAT; encoded by the coding sequence GTGACCTGGCAATCGGTGCCCACCCGCTTCCTGGAGCAAGTGGTGCGGTCCCCGGCCCGGCCTCTGGGCCAGGGCATTGTCGTGGCGGTCGGCTTCCTGACCGCCGAGGTGCTGGCCGTCTACGCGCTGAAACAGATCGCCCCGGAGAACGCGTTCGGTGCGCTGCTGTTGCTGGGTGTGCTCGTGGTCTCGGCCGGCTGGGGTTTCGGCCTGTCGATCGCGACCTCGCTGGCCAGCGCCGCGGTGTATGCGTATCTGCATCTGGAGGGCCGCGACAGCCTGGCGCCTGCGCTGGCGATCTTCCTGACGCTGGCCTTCCTGACCAATGCGCTTGTCGGTCAGGCGCGGCTGCGCGCCGCCGAGGCGGAGCAGCGGCGCCGGGAGGCCGACCTCTCGGCCGATCTGGCGCGAGTGATGCTGCGCGCGCCTGCATTGGCGTCGGCCCTCGACGACGGCGGTGACAGGCTCGCCGGTGTGCTGGGGGTGCCGTACGCGACGCTGTCGGTCGGCGAGGCCGCTCCCGGCCCGGAGCAGATGGCCATCGCGCTGAAATACGGCACCGAACACACCGGCACGCTGCTGGTCCCCAAGGACGTGCCGGTGGCCACGGTCCTGCGGATCCATCGGATCGTGCCCGCGCTCCAGGCGCTGCTGGCCGCGGCATGTGACCGGGAGGCGATGACGGCCGAGTTGGAAGTCAGCCGCCGCGAACTGGAGCGCTTCTTCGCCGTCGCGACCGACCTGCTGTTCATCGGCAGCACCGCCGACGGTGCGTCGCGCCTCACCCGGGTCAACCCGGCGTTCGAACGGGCACTGGGCTATTCGGCGGCCGAGCTGATCGCCCGTCCGCTCCTGGAGTTCATCCACCCCGACGACCGGGTCCTCACCCGCGCGGCGTTGGCGGCGGTCCCCGACGGGGACGGCGCCGCGCAGTTCGAGAACCGTTGTTTGCGGCGCGACGGGGGGGTGCGCTGGTTGGAGTGGAACATCGTCGTCGACGGTGATGTGCTGCTCGGCGGCGCGCGCGACGTCACCGAACGCAGGCAGGAACAGGACCGGCTGCGGGTGGCGCGCACCCAGCAGGCGGCGCTGCGCCGGGTCGCGACCCTCGTCGCGCGCGGGGGCGCGCTATCCGACGTCTACACCGTCGCCGTCGCCGAACTGGCGCACAGCCTCGGAGTCGACCATGTGACGTTGATCGGCTTCGAGGCCGAAAAGACCGGGGTGGTGCTGGCGGCGCTGAATGTCGGGGACCAACCTGGTTGGGCGATCGGCGAGCGATTCACCCTCGACGACGACAGCGTCTGCGAGCAGGTTCAGCGCACCGGCGCGCCGGCCCGGGTCGAGGACTACAGCACCACCGCGGGGGAGATAACGCTGCGACTGCGCACCCTCGGTGTCTGCGAGGGCGCGGGTGCCCCGCTGATCGTGGACGGCCGGGTGCGCGGCGCACTGGTGGTGGGTTCTCATGTCCGGCAAGGGATTCCCGAAAGCGCCGAAGCGCACATCGGCGATTTCGCCGACCTCGTCTCGACCGCCATCGCGAACGCCGAGACGCGGGCAGAGCTGACCGCCTCCCGGGCGCGTATCGTCGCCGCCGCCGACGAGGCCCGACGCGGCTTCGAACGCGACCTGCACGACGGCGCCCAGCAGCGCATCGTGTCGTTGAGTCTGCAGCTGCGGGCCGCCGAAGCCGCGGCCGACGCGGATGAGGATCTGCGCGCCCAGCTCTCCGCCGCGGTCGACGGTCTGGCCGGGCTGCATTCGGATCTGCAGGAGCTCTCGCGCGGTCTGCACCCCGCGGTGTTGTCCCGGGGCGGCCTGAAACCGGCGATGCGCAATCTCGCGCGCCGCTCGACAGTGCCTGTCGAGTTGGACGTCGCGGTGGAGCAGCGCCTGCCCGAACCGGTCGAGGTCGCCGCGTATTACGTTGTCGCAGAGGCGTTGACCAACGTGGCGAAGCACTCCGACGCCGGGTCGGTCACGGTGCGGGTCGGAGTCGACGACGCCGGCGACCACGGCCGGGTCCTGCACCTGTCGGTGACCGACGACGGCAACGGCGGAGCGTCCGCGGACGGCGGTTCCGGGCTGGTGGGTCTGCGTGACCGGGTCGAGGCGTTGTCGGGGTCGCTGACCGTGACCAGCCACCCGGGTGACGGCACCAGCATCCGAGCGACTATTCCGGTCCCCGACGCAGCAGCGACCTAG
- a CDS encoding PTS ascorbate transporter subunit IIC — MNWLVGIAEFLVNEILAVPAYLIGIITAVGLVALRKSAGQVIGGALKATLGFLLVSAGATLVVASLDPLGVMIQGAAGTQGVVPTNEAIVGIAQEQYGAQVAWLMILGFAVSLLLARFTPLHYVFLTGHHTLFMATLLTIVLATAGLETPVVILLGGFLLGVVMVSLPALSQPWTKRITGDDSIAIGHFGTVGYIASGITGRLVGGSKSRSTEDLKLPETLRFLRDSMVATALSMVLMYLVVSLIYLNTAGQETAFAAFADDTGAGAAVDVGNYLMKGVTEGLSFGVAVAVILFGVRTILGELVPAFQGIAERVVPGAVPALDAPIVFPYAQNAVLIGFVSSFVAGLLGLAVLSVWLGPAFGWVLVLPGLVPHFFTGGAAGVYGNATGGRRGAIAGGFVNGLLITFLPALLVRVLGSFGSENTTFGDADFGWYGILLGNAAKLGTVWGTVTMLMIGIILLALAILVQRRLVDTGWDPSPGRPLPAGVGGGSAADTGTVTGRSYPKIPPPAGAPPPPPRPVAASEDSGRGRAPAG, encoded by the coding sequence ATGAACTGGCTGGTCGGCATCGCCGAATTCCTGGTCAACGAGATACTCGCGGTCCCGGCCTATCTGATCGGCATCATCACCGCGGTCGGTCTGGTCGCACTGCGTAAATCCGCCGGTCAGGTGATCGGTGGGGCGCTGAAGGCCACGCTGGGATTCCTGTTGGTCAGCGCCGGCGCCACCCTGGTGGTCGCCTCACTGGATCCCCTCGGCGTGATGATCCAGGGCGCCGCGGGCACGCAAGGGGTGGTGCCGACCAACGAGGCCATCGTCGGAATCGCGCAGGAACAGTACGGGGCACAGGTCGCGTGGCTGATGATCCTCGGCTTCGCCGTGAGCCTTTTGCTGGCCCGCTTCACCCCGCTGCACTATGTGTTCCTCACCGGTCATCACACATTGTTCATGGCCACCCTGCTGACCATCGTGCTGGCCACCGCCGGCCTCGAGACGCCCGTGGTGATCCTGCTCGGCGGATTCCTGCTGGGGGTGGTGATGGTGTCACTGCCCGCGTTGTCACAGCCCTGGACCAAACGGATCACCGGCGACGACAGCATCGCCATCGGCCACTTCGGCACCGTGGGATACATCGCCTCCGGTATCACCGGTCGGCTGGTCGGGGGTTCCAAGAGCCGCTCCACCGAAGACCTCAAGCTCCCCGAAACGTTGCGCTTCCTCAGGGATTCGATGGTCGCGACCGCGCTGTCGATGGTGCTGATGTATCTGGTGGTCTCGCTGATCTACCTGAACACGGCCGGGCAGGAGACCGCGTTCGCGGCGTTCGCCGACGACACCGGAGCCGGTGCGGCTGTCGACGTCGGCAACTATCTGATGAAAGGCGTCACCGAGGGGCTGAGCTTCGGTGTCGCCGTCGCGGTGATCCTGTTCGGCGTCCGCACCATCCTCGGCGAGCTGGTGCCGGCCTTCCAGGGCATCGCCGAGCGGGTGGTGCCCGGTGCCGTGCCCGCGCTGGACGCGCCGATCGTCTTCCCCTACGCGCAGAACGCCGTGCTGATCGGGTTCGTCTCCAGCTTCGTCGCCGGTCTGCTCGGGCTCGCGGTGCTGTCGGTGTGGCTCGGACCGGCGTTCGGGTGGGTGCTGGTGCTCCCGGGCCTGGTGCCGCACTTCTTCACCGGCGGCGCGGCGGGGGTGTACGGCAATGCCACGGGCGGTCGCCGCGGCGCCATCGCCGGCGGCTTCGTCAACGGCCTGTTGATCACCTTCCTGCCCGCGCTGCTGGTACGGGTCCTGGGATCCTTCGGATCCGAGAACACCACTTTCGGCGACGCCGACTTCGGTTGGTACGGAATACTTCTGGGCAATGCCGCCAAACTCGGCACGGTATGGGGCACGGTGACGATGTTGATGATCGGCATCATCCTGCTCGCGCTGGCGATCCTGGTGCAACGCCGGCTGGTGGACACCGGCTGGGATCCGTCACCGGGACGTCCACTGCCGGCGGGCGTCGGCGGAGGGTCGGCGGCCGACACCGGAACCGTCACCGGGCGCAGCTACCCGAAGATCCCGCCGCCGGCCGGCGCGCCCCCGCCACCCCCGCGTCCGGTCGCGGCGTCGGAGGACAGCGGCCGCGGCCGAGCGCCTGCCGGCTAG
- a CDS encoding PTS sugar transporter subunit IIA, whose translation MAELAELLSEERVVLDAPADTWQDAIKVAGRPLEQSGIADPAYTESMIANVESNGPYIVVAPGFAFAHARSSAAVHRTGMSWVRLADPVEFGHKTNDPVTLVVALAAVDAGAHTAAMAQLAKVLGDPARRAALDAATTPAEVMTLLGATSTVAQTPAGAAQTPAKTNNLILTVCGNGLGTSLFLKNTLEQVLQTWGWAPFITVEATDTISAKGKAKSADLILTSGEIARTLGDVGVPVKVIDNFTSTAEVDDALRDSYDV comes from the coding sequence ATGGCGGAGTTGGCCGAGTTGCTCTCCGAAGAGCGCGTCGTCCTCGACGCGCCCGCCGACACGTGGCAGGACGCCATCAAGGTGGCCGGCCGGCCGCTGGAGCAGTCGGGTATCGCCGATCCCGCCTACACCGAGTCGATGATCGCCAACGTCGAATCCAACGGGCCCTACATCGTCGTGGCGCCGGGCTTCGCATTCGCGCACGCGCGATCCTCCGCTGCGGTTCATCGCACAGGTATGTCCTGGGTGCGGCTGGCGGATCCCGTCGAATTCGGCCACAAGACCAACGATCCGGTGACGTTGGTGGTCGCGCTGGCCGCGGTCGACGCCGGGGCGCATACCGCGGCGATGGCACAGTTGGCGAAGGTGCTCGGCGATCCGGCGCGGCGAGCTGCGCTGGACGCGGCCACCACGCCGGCCGAGGTGATGACCCTGCTCGGCGCGACGTCAACCGTGGCGCAGACCCCCGCCGGCGCGGCGCAGACACCGGCCAAAACAAACAACCTGATCCTGACCGTGTGCGGAAACGGCCTGGGTACCAGCCTGTTCTTGAAGAACACCCTGGAACAGGTGCTGCAGACCTGGGGATGGGCGCCGTTCATCACCGTCGAGGCCACCGACACCATCTCGGCCAAGGGGAAGGCCAAGAGCGCCGACCTGATCCTGACCTCCGGCGAGATCGCGCGGACGCTCGGCGACGTCGGCGTACCGGTCAAGGTGATCGACAACTTCACCTCCACCGCCGAAGTGGACGACGCCCTGCGCGATTCCTACGACGTCTAG